From the Pungitius pungitius chromosome 6, fPunPun2.1, whole genome shotgun sequence genome, one window contains:
- the gal gene encoding galanin peptides isoform X1: MQRYFGMFCASLIFYATLSETVGLVIAAKEKRGWTLNSAGYLLGPRRIDHLIQIKDSPSVRGRADLVTQYGIDGHRTLGDKSGLAGKRDMGQEEDFRTGSLRIADGDIIHTIIDFLSYLKLKEMGALDIVPSSVTSDELANP; encoded by the exons ATGCAGAGGTACTTCGGAATGTTTTGCGCGTCGCTCATCTTTTACGCAACTCTCTCTGAGACGGTCGGCTTGGTCATTGCG GCGAAGGAGAAGCGGGGCTGGACACTGAACAGTGCTGGATACCTGCTGGGGCCCC GTCGTATTGATCACCTAATTCAGATAAAGGATTCTCCCAGTGTCCGAGGCAGAGCCGACCTGGTCACTCAAT ATGGAATAGATGGACACAGGACACTAGGAGACAAGTCGGGTCTCGCTGGCAAGAGGGACATGGGCCAGGAGGAGGACTTCAGAAcag GTTCCTTGAGAATAGCAGATGGAGACATCATCCACACCATCATTGACTTTCTGTCTTACCTGAAGCTTAAAG aGATGGGAGCCTTGGACATTGTGCCCTCCTCTGTGACATCAGATGAACTGGCCAATCCCTAA
- the gal gene encoding galanin peptides isoform X2, whose amino-acid sequence MQRYFGMFCASLIFYATLSETVGLVIAAKEKRGWTLNSAGYLLGPHGIDGHRTLGDKSGLAGKRDMGQEEDFRTGSLRIADGDIIHTIIDFLSYLKLKEMGALDIVPSSVTSDELANP is encoded by the exons ATGCAGAGGTACTTCGGAATGTTTTGCGCGTCGCTCATCTTTTACGCAACTCTCTCTGAGACGGTCGGCTTGGTCATTGCG GCGAAGGAGAAGCGGGGCTGGACACTGAACAGTGCTGGATACCTGCTGGGGCCCC ATGGAATAGATGGACACAGGACACTAGGAGACAAGTCGGGTCTCGCTGGCAAGAGGGACATGGGCCAGGAGGAGGACTTCAGAAcag GTTCCTTGAGAATAGCAGATGGAGACATCATCCACACCATCATTGACTTTCTGTCTTACCTGAAGCTTAAAG aGATGGGAGCCTTGGACATTGTGCCCTCCTCTGTGACATCAGATGAACTGGCCAATCCCTAA